Proteins encoded within one genomic window of Chthonomonas sp.:
- a CDS encoding ABC transporter permease, translating to MRVIYSIAATTVGEAIRRKVLLIILFIGVLFVAIAPGLQVLSARQEEAVLKGLTLGIIQLTSVVIAIVLTVYLIPNEIERRTIYTILSKPVLRAQFLLGKYLGAVAALALMMSLMTSVLLVVYAVQNRGGNMSALADLAKPPMMYFVQMSLLAALAICLSTFVTPLVNFFLSGGLYLIGSLLSTVFQTMNENPNMPAFTKYFALIVSSILPNFAKFNVQNPIINPVSQIQNETQYYLAATGYGVIYIGVLLIIGMLIFEQREV from the coding sequence ATGAGAGTCATCTATTCCATTGCAGCGACCACCGTCGGCGAAGCGATTCGCCGCAAGGTTTTGCTGATCATTCTGTTCATCGGCGTTCTCTTCGTCGCGATCGCTCCCGGATTGCAGGTTCTGTCTGCTCGTCAAGAAGAGGCGGTTCTGAAAGGGTTGACGCTGGGCATCATCCAGCTCACGAGCGTGGTCATCGCCATCGTTCTCACGGTCTATCTGATCCCGAACGAGATCGAACGGCGCACGATTTACACTATCCTGTCGAAGCCCGTCCTCCGAGCGCAGTTCCTGCTCGGCAAGTACCTAGGCGCAGTCGCCGCACTCGCGCTGATGATGTCGCTGATGACATCGGTGCTGCTGGTGGTCTACGCGGTGCAGAACCGTGGCGGGAACATGAGCGCGTTGGCCGATTTGGCCAAGCCTCCAATGATGTACTTTGTACAGATGTCGCTGCTGGCGGCTCTCGCAATCTGCCTCTCGACGTTCGTGACGCCCTTGGTGAACTTCTTCCTTAGCGGGGGCCTGTACCTTATCGGCTCGCTGCTGTCCACCGTCTTCCAGACGATGAACGAAAACCCGAACATGCCGGCGTTTACCAAATACTTCGCGCTCATCGTGAGCTCGATCTTGCCGAACTTCGCCAAGTTCAACGTTCAGAACCCCATCATCAACCCCGTCAGCCAGATTCAAAACGAAACGCAGTACTACTTGGCCGCAACGGGCTACGGAGTGATCTATATCGGCGTCCTGCTCATCATCGGCATGCTGATCTTTGAGCAGCGCGAGGTTTGA